ACGCCTTTGAGGGCCTCAGGCTCATGGAGGAGCTCACGGGCCACGCCCCCCCCGAGCTCACGAGGAGGGCCCCCCGGCCCAAGGCCCCTCCTAAGCCGCAGGTGGAGGCCCGCGCCCGCCCCGTGGGGCAGGCCCCCTCCATTCCCAGGCCTCCCTTCTTCGGGGTGCGGGTGGAGGAGGGGCTGGACCTGGCCACCCTTGCCCACTACGTGAACAAGCTCGCCCTCTACCGCGGCCAGTGGGGGTATAGCCGCAAAGGGCTTTCCCGGGAGGCGTGGCAGGCCTTGGCGGAGCGGGAGGCGGAGCCCGTGTTCCAGAGGCTCCTCAAGGAGGCCCGGGAGGAGGGGTGGCTTACGCCCAAGGTCCTCTACGGCTTCTTCCCCGTGGCGAGGGAGGGGGAGGCCCTCCTCGTCTTCTCCCCGGAAACGGGAGAGGTGCTGGAGAGCTTCCGCTTCCCCAGGCAGCGGGGCGGGGGGCTTTCCCTCGTGGACTACTTCCGCCCCCGCTTCGCTGAACCCTTAGGGGACGAGGAGGCCTGGATGCCCCCTGAGGCCTTCCGGGCGGGGGCGCGGGACGTCTTAGGGGTGCAGCTCGTCACCATGGGGGAAGCCCCCTCGAGGAAGGCCCGGGCCCTCTTTGAGGCCGGGGCCTACCAGGACTACCTCTTCCTCCACGGCTTCAGCGTGGAGATGACCGAGGCCCTGGCCGAGTACTGGCACAAGAGGATGCGGCAGATGTGGGGCATCGCCCACAAAGACGCCACCGAGATTCAGAAGCTCCTCCAGCAGGGCTACCAGGGGGCCCGCTACTCCTTCGGCTACCCCGCCTGCCCGGACCTCGCGGACCAGGCCAAGCTGGACCGGCTCATGGGCTTCGGCCGGATCGGCGTCCGCCTCACGGAGAACTACCAGCTGGACCCGGAGCACGCCACGAGCGCCCTCGTGGTCCACCACCCCGAGGCCCGGTACTTCAGCGTGGACTGATCCCGGCCTTTCCCGCCCCCTCGGGTATACTGGGGGCATGGACGAGGTTCGTCAGGAGGCCGCCTCCCTGCCCACCAAGGAGCAGGTCCTCGAGGCCCTCAAGGTGGTCTATGACCCCGAGATCCCCGTGAACGTGGTGGACCTGGGCCTGGTCTACGACGTGGAGGTGCACGAAAACGGCGTGGTGGACGTCACCATGACCCTCACCGCCATCGGCTGCCCGGCCCAGGACATGGTGAAGGCCGATGCGGAGATGGCCGTCATGCGCCTCCCCGGGGTGCAGGGGGTGAACGTGGAGTTCGTCTGGACCCCGCCCTGGACCCCCGAAAAGATGACGGAGGAGGGCAAGCGAATGCTGCGCATGTTCGGCTTCAACGTCTGATGCGGGCTTGGGCCCGCGGGGGGCCCTGGTGTTGGCTAGGCAGGAGCCGATTGAGGGATTCTGGGTAAAAATGGGCCATGCCGGTTAGCCGCTACTACGACGTCAGGCGGGACGAGAGGGGGGAGCGGTACCTGCTTCCCTTCGTCACGGGCTTTCTCCTCCTTAGGCTTCCCCTCCTCAACAAGGGGACGGCCTTCACCGAGGAGGAGAGAAAGGTCTTGGGCCTCGAGGGCCTCCTCCCTCCCCACGTGAGCACCCTGGAGGAGCAGAAGGAACGGGTTTACCGACGCTACCGTTTGATTCAACACCCTTTGGAGAAGCATATCTACCTGCGCCACCTCCAGGACCGAAACGAGGTGCTCTTCTACGCCCTCTTGGTGGACCACCTGGAGGAGATGC
The sequence above is drawn from the Thermus islandicus DSM 21543 genome and encodes:
- a CDS encoding metal-sulfur cluster assembly factor codes for the protein MDEVRQEAASLPTKEQVLEALKVVYDPEIPVNVVDLGLVYDVEVHENGVVDVTMTLTAIGCPAQDMVKADAEMAVMRLPGVQGVNVEFVWTPPWTPEKMTEEGKRMLRMFGFNV